One Oncorhynchus kisutch isolate 150728-3 linkage group LG13, Okis_V2, whole genome shotgun sequence DNA window includes the following coding sequences:
- the LOC109885213 gene encoding phospholipase A and acyltransferase 4-like, with protein MGLWGLSVNNVEDGQSTQGAPTVVLSEKSVPLNASANSIISYPTKADSRVYTGDAYNDDVARDGRSIGRVTHQTTSINLRVLGNHSETIHFLCDERTPVSYTEGVEPVDMIEINRGQYKHWALYIGNGEVIHLVTPDGPSRVSFCSFSSSSGSVSCKGTITIETLQDVAAGNTYKINNYLDDEYKPRRTDVIMGDVDKMRGRTITYDLLGRNCEHFVTFLRYGKSKSQQADDFLNNVLTGTAGLLGVLTAVSASTAAAASTLSK; from the exons ATGGGTCTGTGGGGATTGTCG GTGAACAATGTGGAGGACGGACAAAGTACTCAGGGTGCACCTACCGTGGTGCTGTCAGAGAAGTCCGTCCCCCTCAACGCCTCAGCCAATAGCATCATCTCCTACCCGACCAAGGCTGACAGCAGGGTGTACACTGGAGACGCCTACAATGATGACGT AGCGCGggacgggcgctctataggccgggtcacccacCAGACCACCTCCATCAACCTACGAGTGTTGGGGAACCACAGCGAGACTATCCATTTCCTGTGTGACGAAAGAAC GCCCGTAAGCTACACTGAAGGAGTAGAACCTGTCGACATGATTGAGATAAACAGAGGTCAATACAAACACTGGGCTCTGTACATTGGAAATGGAGAGGTCATCCATTTGGTAACTCCAG ATGGGCCTTCAAGAGTATCTTTCTGCAGTTTTAGCTCATCCAGCGGCAGTGTTTCCTGTAAAGGCACGATTACAATCGAGACATTACAGGATGTGGCAGCAGGGAATACTTACAAAATCAACAACTACCTGGATGACGAGTACAAACCAAGGAGGACTGACGTCATTATGGGGGATGTGGACAAAATGAGAGGACGCACAATAACATATGACCTCCTTGGACGCAACTGCGAGCATTTTGTTACTTTCCTCCGTTATGGCAAATCAAAGTCCCAACAG GCAGATGACTTCCTGAATAATGTGTTAACTGGTACTGCAGGCCTGCTTGGTGTACTGACTGCTGTTTCTGCTTCTACAGCTGCTGCAGCAAGCACACTTAGTAAATAA